The nucleotide window CTGTGGCACGGAGACCGACCGGTTCGGCGCCGGGCCGGAGGCGTGACTGCGACCGCGACCGTGCCACCCCCTCACGCGGCCGGGACGGACCGGAAGCGACACGGCGGCGCGGGCCGGCCGAAGACACAGTGAGCTACGAGATCGGGCTCGTGGGCAAGCCCTCGGTGGGGAAGTCCACGTTCTTCAACGCCGCGACGACGAACGACGTGCCGGAGGGGGCGTACCCGTTCACGACGATCGACCCGAGCGTCGGAGAGGCGTACGTCCGTGTCGACTGTGCGGCCCCGGAGTTCGGCGACCACGACTGCACGCCGACCACCGGCTACTGTGCCGACGAGACCCGGTACGTCCCGGTGAAGCTGATCGACGTGGCCGGGCTCGTCCCGGGCGCCCACGAGGGCCGCGGGCTCGGCAACCAGTTCCTGACGGACCTCAACGAGGCGGACGCGCTGGTCCACGTCGTCGACTTCACCGGCGAGACGGACCTGGAGGGTGAGCCGACGGAGGGGCACGACCCCCGCGAGGACATCGACTTCCTGTTCGAGGAGTTAGACGAGTGGTACTGCGACGTGTTGGAACGCGGGATCGAACGCCACCAGTCCGGCTACCACGGCGCCGAGTCGGAGCTGGCCGTCGACCTCGCCGAGCAGTTCTCCTCGTTCGGCCTCTCCGACGACGAGATCGACCGGTTGTTGCGCCGTCACGATCTCGGGACGGACCCGACCGTCTGGGACGCGGACGACGAGCGGACGCTGGCGACGGCGATGCGACGGGCGAGCAAGCCCACCGTGATCGCCGCCAACAAGCTCGACACCGCGGCCGCCCGCGAGAACTGGGCGGAGATCACGTCCGACCCCGACTACGACCACCTCACGTTCGTCCCGGCGTCGGCCCACGCGGAGAAGGCGCTCCGCAACGGTGACGAGGCGGACGTGCTGTCGTACGACCCCGGCGCGGCCGACTTCGAGATCACCGCCGACCTGCCGGCCGCAAAACGCGAGGCGCTGACCGAGGTGCGGTCGTTCCTGGACCGGTTCGGCGGGACGGGCGTCCAGACGGCGATCGAGACCGCGTTGTTCGACGAACTGGGGACGATGGCGGTGTTCCCCGGCGACGGCACGCCGCGCGCGGACGGGAAGTTCCTCCAGGAGTGTCTGCTCGTCCCCGAGGGGACGACCGCGGAGGGGTTCGCCCACGCCGTCCACTCGGAGATCGGCGACGGCTTCCTCTACGCCACGGACGCCCGAACGGGCCGCCAGGTCGGCGCCGACACGGAGCTGTCCCACCGGGACGTGGTCGAGGTGACGACGACGACCTGAACCCGACAGCCCGAAGTCGCCCACCCCCGTACGACCGGCATGGCCACTGTCGTGGAACTGGTGTTGTTCGGGGTCGTCTTGATCGTCCAGACGCTCCTGGCCGCGGTGGCGACCCGTTTCTTCCGCATTCGGATGAATACTAGCTGGGGGTGGGTCGTGTACACGGCGTTGCTCACCCCGTTGTTGTTGTTCGTCGTGACGCTCCTCACCACCGGCGCGCTCGGGATCGGCCCGGACCTGGGCGGGCCGGGCGTCGCGCTCGCCGTCACGGTGGGCGTTCCGTTGGCGCTGGGGTTCACGATCGACCTGTTGTACGTCCCGTCGCCCGAGGAGTACGACCTCCCGGACACCAAGAGCTAGTTCTCGGCGTCGTCGGCCCACGACGGTCGTTGGACGGTGACGCCGTCCAACGCCCGCAGTTGGAGCCGCCTGACGACCGTGACGTTCCGCCCGGCCAGGTCCGTCTCGTAGCGGACGGTCGCCGACCGGACGACACCCGACTCCAACCGCACGACCGTCGCGGTGAGGTTGCGGACCGTCGGCGCGTTCGGCCGGTCCGTCTCCGGCGTTCTGGCGGTGAACACGTCGACCGTCCCCTGTGTCGTCACGCTGGAGCCGGCGTACGTCACGGGCCAGTAGGCGAACAGAGTGTAGACGGTGAGCCGGGCGCTGGCGGTCTGTCGCTCGTAACGGCGCGGCGGACGGTCGCGGACCAACGGCGTCGCCTCCGGGCCGAACCGCTCGACGACGACGCTCCCGTTCGTCCAGACGGTGACGTTCCGACCGACGCTCACCCCGTAGTCCGGACGGGGGACCTGGGTCCGGGCTCGGACGTACGAGCGGTCGCCGTCCACGCGACTCCGGACCGTCCGCCGGGCGACCAACTCTCCGTCGGGCGTGTAGACGACCCGCACGCGCTCGAAGGCGGCGCTCCGGGTGCGAGCGACGGCGGCGTGGCGGGCCGCGCGCTGGGCAGGCTCTCCGGTCTGTCCGGCGGTCGGCGTCGCCGTCGGCGACGGCGTCGCGGTCGACGACGGCGTCTCCTCTAACGCCGGATTCACCGTGACCGTCCGGTCGCCGCCGCCGACGCCGGCGCCACAGCCAGCGAGGACGACGAGCAGGACGACCGCGAGCCGGCGTCGTCTCACGACGGGCCCTCGCCGACGGCAGTCGTCCGGAGGCAGTCGGTGACGGGCTGCCGGCGGGGCGTCACCACGGACCGGACGACCGACCGCCCCCTGGTGGCTCGGGCGGTGGCGTTCGGCCCGAGCGACCGGAGTGTCGGCGACACGGGCGGAGCGAGCGTGGGCGACACGGGCAGAACGGAGGGCCCCGCACGAGGAAACTCCACCGGTTCCGGGGGGCCGGCCGGGAGTCTCTCGTCGACCGGCGACCTACCGGTCGACCGGGACGAGCCACGCGCCCGGTCCCCCCGTGGGCGTCTCCGACTCGCCGACGACCCGCCTGCGCTCCAGTTCCACCTTGACGAGGCTGAAGCCGACGACCGACAGCGGGAGCGTCCCCACCGGGAGGACCACGCTCGACAGTACCCCGACCGCGTACCACACGACTCCGTAGACGCCGTAACCAACAACAATCCGGCCTAGCCGCTGCATGACGACGTACGCCGACAGCTCGCTGTCTCCGAGACCGTACCACCGGTAGACGACGGCGATCTGTGCGAGGACCACTCCAGCGACAAGCACTGTGACAGTCGTGTCGCCGATGACTGTCGCTGCGTCGCTCAAGAACCCATGTATATCGACTGGATTGCGCACTCCACCGGTCGGGTCGTCGGTGAAGTTGTCAGTCATCATCGCACCCAACGTAGCTGTGATTAGTGAGAGGAAGACGGCCGAAACGCCGACGACGTGGACGTTCTTTGTCCGCACCGACGGGAGTAGCGGCAGATCGACCCGTTCTGGAAGTGGTAGCAGTTTGGGAATCGGAAGCAGAGGTACCTCCATCCGTTCACGCTCGTCAATCGCGTTCGGCTGTTGTGCGAACAGGCCGACGAGTACGTACGACCAGACGAGTGTCGTGAGTTCCGCCGAGTACGCGACCGCGACCGCCGTCGCTCCCCAGCCGAACGCGACGACGCCGACGGCCGGGAGCAGCGACGCGACGGCCAACAGCCCGGTCGCAAGCGTGTCTCCCCTCATCTCGTCGTGGGTCGCTTGTGTGCGCGTATCACCCTTTCGATCAAGCGACGAACAGGAGAGAAAGACGCTAGGACGGCGCGGTGGGTTCGACTACTCCAACACCTGATCGGCGATGGTGTTGCGGAGGATTTCGCTGGTCCCCTCGTAGATCTCGTTCAGCTTGGCGTCGCGGTAGTAACGCTCCACGGGGAAGTCCTTCGTGTAGCCGTAGCCGCCGTGGATCTGGATCGCCTCGTTGGCCACCTCGCGGGACACTTCGCTGGCGTACAGCTTGGCCTGGGCCGCCTCCTTCACGAAGTCCTCGCCGCGGATCTTCATGTCGGCGGCCTTGTGCATCAGCATCTTCGCGGCCTGGAGCTTCGTGTCCATGTCGGCGATCTTGTGTTGGATCGACTGGAACTCCGAGATCGGTCGTTCGAACTGCTCGCGGTCGGTGGCGTAGTCGGCCGCCTCCTCCAGCGCCGCGCGGGCGATGCCGACCCCGCGGGCCGCGATGGTGATCCGACCGCCGTTGAGCGTCTTCAGCGCGTGGACGAACCCGCGGCCCTCCTCGCCCAGCCGACGCTCCTCGGGGACGTACATCTCGTCGAACCGGAGTTCCGCGGTCGGACACCCCTTGTCGCCCAGCTTGTGTTCCGTGTTCTCGACGACGAAGCCGTCGTCAGTCTCCGGCCGGACGACGAACGAGGAGATTCCCTCGTTGCCCGCCTCCGGGTCCGTCTTGGCGAACACGATCACCGTGTCGGCGACGGAGCCGTTGGAGGTCCACAGCTTCCCGCCGTCGATCACGTAGCCGTCCCCCTCGCGCTCGGCGGTGGTGTCCATCGCCGGCACGTCGGAGCCGGCCTGCGGCTCCGACAGCGCGAACGCGCCGATCTCGTCGCCCAGCGCCAGGGGTTCGAGGTACGCCTCCTTCTGGCGCTCGTCCCCGAAGGCGTACACCATGTTGCCCGCCAGGGAGATGTGGGCGGCGACGATGGTGCCGAGTCCGCCCGAGCCACGGGAGATGTGTTCCAACCCGATGGCGTAGCTGTGGTAGTCGAGCCCGGCACCGCCGTACTCCTCCGGGAACGGCATCCCGAGGAGCCCCAGCTCCGACATCTCGTCGAGCAAGTCGGCGGGGAACTCGTCCGTCTCGTCGATCTCGGCGGCCCGCGGGACCACCTCCTCGTCGACGAACTCCGCGACCATGTCGCGGATCTGCCGTTGTTCCGTCGTCAGCTCGAAGTCCATGATCGACCGTTGGATAGGCACCACTAAAACCGTGTGGGACCCGGAGCGTGCGGTCACGCCGCGGTCGGGGACGGGGTCGCGTAGCGCTGGCGACTCAAACGCCGCCGCCGACTCAAACGCCCCCGACGACTCAAACGCCCCCGGCGACTCTCACAACGCCCCCGGCGACTCCTTCGAGAACTCCCGGAGCAGCCCCGTCGCGTACGCCCCCGACGGCAGCCCGAACCCGAAGACCGGGTCGTCGTCGGCTCGTGCGACCGCCAGATCGGTCTCGACGAGCACGGCCCGCCGCGTCCCCGCGGAGTCGTACACGTCCGGCAGCGCGAAGTCCTCGGGCGCGACGCCCGCCTCCTCCAGCACCGCGCGTTCGATCTCGCCCGGTTCGCCGTCCGCGAGTGTCGTCTCGTGGCCGATCAACGGCGC belongs to Halobaculum sp. MBLA0143 and includes:
- a CDS encoding acyl-CoA dehydrogenase, with amino-acid sequence MDFELTTEQRQIRDMVAEFVDEEVVPRAAEIDETDEFPADLLDEMSELGLLGMPFPEEYGGAGLDYHSYAIGLEHISRGSGGLGTIVAAHISLAGNMVYAFGDERQKEAYLEPLALGDEIGAFALSEPQAGSDVPAMDTTAEREGDGYVIDGGKLWTSNGSVADTVIVFAKTDPEAGNEGISSFVVRPETDDGFVVENTEHKLGDKGCPTAELRFDEMYVPEERRLGEEGRGFVHALKTLNGGRITIAARGVGIARAALEEAADYATDREQFERPISEFQSIQHKIADMDTKLQAAKMLMHKAADMKIRGEDFVKEAAQAKLYASEVSREVANEAIQIHGGYGYTKDFPVERYYRDAKLNEIYEGTSEILRNTIADQVLE
- a CDS encoding redox-regulated ATPase YchF; this translates as MSYEIGLVGKPSVGKSTFFNAATTNDVPEGAYPFTTIDPSVGEAYVRVDCAAPEFGDHDCTPTTGYCADETRYVPVKLIDVAGLVPGAHEGRGLGNQFLTDLNEADALVHVVDFTGETDLEGEPTEGHDPREDIDFLFEELDEWYCDVLERGIERHQSGYHGAESELAVDLAEQFSSFGLSDDEIDRLLRRHDLGTDPTVWDADDERTLATAMRRASKPTVIAANKLDTAAARENWAEITSDPDYDHLTFVPASAHAEKALRNGDEADVLSYDPGAADFEITADLPAAKREALTEVRSFLDRFGGTGVQTAIETALFDELGTMAVFPGDGTPRADGKFLQECLLVPEGTTAEGFAHAVHSEIGDGFLYATDARTGRQVGADTELSHRDVVEVTTTT